The segment CGGACCTATACGGTCTCTATAATGATCCGCATACTGGAGTCGCAATCGCAGCTTTATACAAATTACTATCCAAAGGTGTCATACGAAAAGGGGAGAAAGTAGTGGTGATTTCTACGGCTCATGGCCTAAAATTTACCGAATTTAAGCTTAAATTCCACGAAGGAAAAATCTCCGGCACAACTCCAAGTTTAGGGAACCAAATTCGGGTTTGTAAGCCGGAAGTCGGGAAAGTGATGGATGAGATTGGTAAATTCCTACAACCAAAAGGCTGAAATTTCTCAGAGTTCCACCTTTTTTAGTGCTACTTTTTCCTCGGAGACTATCGTTTTTTTCTCGAAAGCTTGGCCCGATAAATATAATCGATAATCCGAATGAATGAAGGAATTGAGGAGTTTTCCCAGGAATTCCTGTTCGAAATTGAAACGGCCGTAAAGAAAGAAGAGCCCGTCTCGATAATCACCTATGTCTTGAGCAATAATGGCGAAGCCAAGCTCAAACACCTAATCCACAGCGTTTTATCTAAGTACGGAAGAGAAGATCTGATCGAACTTCTTTTTACCTCCGCAAAGGAATTGATCGTTAATGCCACTAAAGCGGCAATTAAGCGGGTCTTATTCCGTGAATTGGGCTTAAATATCGACGACCCGGAGCTCTACGACCAAGGAATGACCTCCTTTAAAGAAAACCTAGTTAGCCGTAAGTTTCCGTACTATCGTCGTAAAATGAAGGAAAATGGCCTCTTCGTTAAAGTGACATTAAGTTTTAACAAAGATCGAATCATTCTTCTTGTTCAGAACAATTTCACTCTCGCAATAAGAGAAGAAAAAAGGATCCGAGAGAAGTTCGTACACTCTAAAGAATTTGACAATCTCTTCGAGTACTATATGAAGTACGGAGATACGACCGAAGGCGCCGGAATGGGTATCACGATGGTCGAGATTCTAGTAGCCCAAAGCGGCTATGACCGGCATTTGTTTACCATTTACAGTCGCAAGTCTGAGAACCGCACAGTTGCTCGAGTTGAGATTCCTTTGAACGAGAATTACGTGCCAAGAAGACATCGATATCAAAAATGGTTACTAGAGAAGACCCAAAGTACTCTAGATGGGGAAGACTCTTAGTATCGCTTGGACTCAGGAAGTATGGAACAAAAATCGCAAACCAGTAAACTCCAGGAACAGGCAAATTTAATGAACCTGGCTTTCGAATCCGTTCTCACGGAGGAACAGGCCATCGAACTGATCCAGGGAAAATTAAAGGATGCATATCTTTTAAAACTTCGAATCGACGTTGAAAATAGAGCGGGCATTGTCGTAGGACTTATATCCAGATTTAAACACGAATTCATCGAATTATATTCTTTATTCTCGAATTCCTCTTTAATTCGTAAAATCAGAACATTCGAAGATTTTGGACAGATAACCCATGACATGGCGGAAGCCGCCAGGGAAGAGGCCGCGGATCCGGGTTTGTCCGAGCAGATCGGTCGAATTCTGCACACAAAATTAAACAAACAAATTTTAGAAAATTATTATCCTCTTTGGGAACGAAACGATACCGCTGCGCTCGTTAATCTTTTAGAGAATCAGATCAAGCTAGGCATGAAGATCAACATGGTACGTGTACAAGCCGACGTCGAATTCGTATCTAGTATCAGAAATCGCGGAAAAAACATTTTTGCAGGAGTTCTTGCTCCGATTCTCAAACCGCCTGAAGAAGGAGAAGATAGCACTCTATCCGCGGGGGCTATAGATCCTGAAAAGGCAGCGGTTCAACGTCAGATCGAAGCGATTCGGAAAGGATTCGGTCGAGTTGTAACTGCAAAGACCATTCTTTCCCCGGTAAACGGGATCGATTTTGATGATCTAATAGAAGGCGATAAGATATTATTCCAACTTCCGAATAACGCTCCCGAAGAGAAAGCTTTGGCAAAAACTCTCGGTGCGATAGATCAAAACGGAAACGCAAAACCCGTAGTCGGTTCCTTTATATCGATCGCCTCTGGTAAAAACGAATATCATATTTTTGCAAAGGGTCCGGCCGGAGTTCTACTGCAAGCATTTGAAGAAAGTCCCGTTCGCTTAGCACGTCCTAAGAGCGCCGCAACCCCGAGACCTCCGGGTATGAGCGGCGGTAAATCGTCCGATTCCGGAAACGCACTCAACTACTTTGTTCTCGTAGGCGTGGTGCTTCTAGCAGGACTCTTAGCGTTCATTCTTCTGAGATAACCTTCACCTATCGAATATCCTATCTTAACGAAATTGCGAACTATTAACTATTATCTTCGTTAGATTCTTTCATAGCTTAATCCCCTTGATACGTTCGCCTTTAAAAAATTCGAAAGTAACTTTCGTTAATTATGTTTTTCTTTTACTCTTAACGATAGATTTGGATTTACATTTTACCTTGACAGTCCCTCAATGAATCTTATAAAAAATTAAATAAATTATTGAGGTTCTTATGGCAGCTAAATTTGAAGTGTACACCGACAAAGGAGGAAAATATCGTTTTCGCCTTAAGGCTGGAAACGGCGAAATTATTGCAGCCAGCGAAGCATACGAATCGAAGCAAGCCTGTCTACACGGAATCGAGTCCGTAAAAAACAACGCTGCTTCCGCTCAAGTTGTGGAAGTCGAATAGCATTCCCTTTCGAAACCTCCATCAAGGCCGATTTAAAGTAAAATATATCTATCGAAATTATTTCGTTAAATCTTTTGATAAATATATCTGAATCGGCTTTGATTTTCCTTTTACGGAAACCTGTTCCCCCTCTTGAAACCGATCTTTAAGAACCGGGGACAATTGCAAAAAAACTTCCTCGGACATTATGATCGGAAATCCTAAAGAACCGCACAGTCCCTCCAAACGAGACGCCGTATTAACTGCATCGCCGATTACGGTAAAGTCCATCCGATCCTTACTACCGACTGACCCTTGCACGACCTCTCCGTAATGGATTCCGATTCCGTTCTCCATGGGCGTAACGCCGGACAGTTGCCATTGCTTTTTAAGCTCACCCAATTCTCTCCGCATTTCAAGCGCTGCGGCAGTGGCGGCCTCGCTCGGGTTCGGGAGTTCTATTATGCCCCCGAATACGGCCATGACGGCATCGCCGATAAACTTATCGATAGTACCTCCGTTTCGAACGATTGCGCCTACCATTCTTTCAAAATACTCGTTCAAATGCATTAGTAGTTCTTCCGGATCGGCCGTTTCGGATAGGGAGGTAAAGGATCTTATATCCGAGAAAAGAATAGCCGCTTTTTTTCTTTCGGTTTTAAAAGGAGAATCTAATCCCATTAGTTTTTCCTTAACTTCCTCGGATACAAATTGACCGAAAAGTCTCGAAATCCGGGATTTCTCCTGTTCTTTCTCCAAGATCTCGTTCAAGAAACGTTTTGCATTCTTAACCAGAATTCCGACTAAGATTCCGCAAAATATCATCATTAAGGACTTAAAAAAGTATATTGCAGGATCTGTAATATCGTTTAACATCAAGATATCAGTGGAGGATAAGGCGTTTAATCCGTTCTTCGAGATTAGAAAGAATGTTATGTATTGCGCTCCGCAAAAAATTCCGGCAAGGAGTGATAATCGTTCATCGAAAGCAAAGCCGCTAAGAACAACCATAAAATAATATAAATAAGAGGCCGGACCCGTAATGTAGGTTGCAGCTCCGTTTGGCAGCATTATTTCCGCCGATAAAAATAAAACACCGGGGAGGGAGGAATATCCCAAAATCATCGCATAGGCACCGGATCGTTTTACTTTTCTAGTACGAGCAATCAGGTAAAAAACGAAAGAAGTCAATCCGCCTAACGATGTCCAGGCGATTGGTACTTGCATTTCCCGAACCACATCTATATATTGTAAGCAGATAAGCAAGACGGAAGAGCCTCCGCCCAAGATCGCGGAATACAAACTGCATCTTTCGAGAGTTAGGTTAATTTCCCGATTGAGAATCTCCGGAAATGAGGAGGGCGTCTTTGAATCGGAGGGTCCCATGCGACAAGGACTATCCCCGACAACCTCCTCCAGGAAAGCATTTTTCAGTCCGGGGAATTAACCGACGACTAAATTTACTAATTTTCCCGGAACGTATATTTCCTTACGGATTTGTTTTCCGTCTAGGAAAGGACGTATTTTCTCCAAAGACTTAGCTAGTTTCAACGCTTCTTC is part of the Leptospira broomii serovar Hurstbridge str. 5399 genome and harbors:
- a CDS encoding LIC10486 family protein, with protein sequence MEQKSQTSKLQEQANLMNLAFESVLTEEQAIELIQGKLKDAYLLKLRIDVENRAGIVVGLISRFKHEFIELYSLFSNSSLIRKIRTFEDFGQITHDMAEAAREEAADPGLSEQIGRILHTKLNKQILENYYPLWERNDTAALVNLLENQIKLGMKINMVRVQADVEFVSSIRNRGKNIFAGVLAPILKPPEEGEDSTLSAGAIDPEKAAVQRQIEAIRKGFGRVVTAKTILSPVNGIDFDDLIEGDKILFQLPNNAPEEKALAKTLGAIDQNGNAKPVVGSFISIASGKNEYHIFAKGPAGVLLQAFEESPVRLARPKSAATPRPPGMSGGKSSDSGNALNYFVLVGVVLLAGLLAFILLR
- a CDS encoding YegP family protein, which translates into the protein MAAKFEVYTDKGGKYRFRLKAGNGEIIAASEAYESKQACLHGIESVKNNAASAQVVEVE
- a CDS encoding adenylate/guanylate cyclase domain-containing protein, whose product is MGPSDSKTPSSFPEILNREINLTLERCSLYSAILGGGSSVLLICLQYIDVVREMQVPIAWTSLGGLTSFVFYLIARTRKVKRSGAYAMILGYSSLPGVLFLSAEIMLPNGAATYITGPASYLYYFMVVLSGFAFDERLSLLAGIFCGAQYITFFLISKNGLNALSSTDILMLNDITDPAIYFFKSLMMIFCGILVGILVKNAKRFLNEILEKEQEKSRISRLFGQFVSEEVKEKLMGLDSPFKTERKKAAILFSDIRSFTSLSETADPEELLMHLNEYFERMVGAIVRNGGTIDKFIGDAVMAVFGGIIELPNPSEAATAAALEMRRELGELKKQWQLSGVTPMENGIGIHYGEVVQGSVGSKDRMDFTVIGDAVNTASRLEGLCGSLGFPIIMSEEVFLQLSPVLKDRFQEGEQVSVKGKSKPIQIYLSKDLTK